A window from Citrus sinensis cultivar Valencia sweet orange chromosome 3, DVS_A1.0, whole genome shotgun sequence encodes these proteins:
- the LOC102629638 gene encoding proline--tRNA ligase, cytoplasmic isoform X1 — protein sequence MAGGGEKKSKANATGGGKKKEVKKETGLGLSYKKDENFGEWYSEVVVNGEMIEYYDISGCYIIRPWAMSIWETMQKFFDAEIKKMKIQNCYFPLFVSPTVLQKEKDHIEGFAPEVAWVTKSGESDLEVPIAIRPTSETVMYPYYSKWIRGHRDLPLKLNQWCNVVRWEFSNPTPFIRSREFLWQEGHTAFATKSEADDEVLQILELYRRIYEEFLAVPVIKGKKSELEKFAGGLYTTTVEAFIPNTGRGIQGATSHCLGQNFSKMFEIIFENEKGEKAMAWQNSWAYTTRTIGVMVMVHGDDKGLVLPPRVASVQVIVVPVPYKDADTQGIFDACTATVETLCEAGICANMDSRDNYSPGWKYSHWEMKGVPLRIEIGPKDLAKNQVRAVRRDNGAKVDLPRSSLVERIKELLDEIQESLFVAAKQRRDACIQIVKTWDEFVEALGQRKMILAPWCDEEEVEKDVKARTKGEMGAAKTLCSPLEQPEIPEGTLCFASGKPAKRWSYWGRSY from the exons ATGGCTGGTGGTGGGGAGAAAAAGTCCAAAGCTAATGCGACCGgtg GagggaagaagaaagaggtgAAGAAGGAAACTGGTTTAGGTctttcctacaagaaagatgaAAACTTTGGGGAGTGGTATTCAGAg GTAGTTGTCAATGGTGAAATGATTGAATACTATGATATCTCTGGTTGTTACATCATAAGGCCTTGGGCAATGTCAATTTGGGAGACCATGCAG AAATTCTTTGATGCAGaaatcaaaaaaatgaaaattcagaATTGCTACTTTCCTCTTTTTGTATCCCCTACTGTTTTACAGAAGGAAAAGGATCACATTGAGGGTTTTGCTCCTGAG gtTGCTTGGGTGACGAAATCAGGGGAATCTGATTTGGAGGTTCCTATTGCTATCCGCCCAACTAGTGAAACTGTGATGTATCCATACTATTCTAAGTGGATAAGGGGACACCGTGACTTGCCTTTGAAACTTAACCAGTGGTGCAATGTTGTTCGATGGGAGTTCAGCAATCCCACCCCATTTATCAG GAGTCGTGAATTTCTCTGGCAGGAAGGGCATACTGCTTTTGCAACTAAATCAGAAGCAGATGATGAG GTCCTTCAGATACTGGAACTCTACAGACGTATTTATGAAGAATTCTTGGCTGTTCCTGTTATAAAGGGTAAGAAGAGTGAGCTAGAAAAGTTTGCTGGTGGGCTTTACACAACGACCGTTGAG GCATTTATTCCGAACACTGGTCGTGGTATACAAGGTGCAACTTCTCATTGTTTGGGCcaaaacttttcaaaaatgtttgagataatttttgaaaatgagaaGGGAGAGAAGGCTATGGCCTGGCAGAATTCTTGGGCCTACACTACCCGAACA ATTGGGGTTATGGTGATGGTCCATGGGGATGACAAAGGCTTGGTGCTGCCACCTAGAGTTGCATCTGTGCAAGTGATTGTTGTTCCTGTGCCTTACAAAGATGCTGATACTCAAGGAATTTTTGATGCCTGCACTGCAACTGTAGAAACATTGTGTGAGGCAGGTATTTGTGCTAATATGGACTCAAGAGACAACTACTCACCTGGATGGAAGTACTCACACTGGGAAATGAAAGGTGTTCCCCTTAGGATTGAAATAGGACCAAAAGACTTGGCAAAAAATCAG GTACGTGCTGTTCGCCGTGACAATGGAGCAAAAGTTGATCTGCCTAGGAGCTCTTTGGTTGAGCGAATAAAAGAACTTCTTGATGAGATTCAAGAAAGCTTGTTTGTTGCTGCAAAACAAAGACGGGATGCCTGCATTCAAATTGTAAAAACTTGGGATGAATTTGTGGAGGCTCTTGGCCAAAGAAAAATGATCTTAGCTCCATGGTGTGATGAGGAG GAGGTGGAGAAAGATGTGAAAGCACGAACCAAGGGTGAGATGGGAGCAGCTAAGACCCTTTGTTCCCCGTTGGAACAGCCAGAAATCCCTGAAG GTACTCTCTGCTTTGCCTCTGGGAAGCCTGCAAAGAGGTGGAGTTACTGGGGCAGGAGTTATTAG
- the LOC102630512 gene encoding probable polygalacturonase yields the protein MRRSFTLVDVFLVLALFSEAPWAVAGSSQCSQSNLEVFRPHSVSITEFGAVGDGVTLNTKAFQNAIFYLNSFADKGGAKLFVPAGQWLTGSFDLISHLTLWLDKDAVILGSTNSDTWPVIDPLPSYGRGRELPGGRHRSLIFGRNLTDVVITGDNGTIDGQGSIWWEWFRNGTLDYTRPHLVELMNSTGVIISNLTFLNPPFWTIHPVYCSHVKVQNVTIRAPLDSPNTDGIDPDSSDDVCIKDCYISTGDDLVSIKSGWDEYGISYGRPSTKITIHGLIGETKLGAGIAIGSEMSGGVSEVHAENLYFFNSVRGIRIKTSPGRGGYVRNISISNVTLNHVDVAIIFTGHFGEHPDDSYDPSALPIIERITIKNVIGENVKMAGQLEGIEGDTFRYICLSNIKLNGVSESPWNCSYIQGYSDLVFPETCDPLKESIFPMHHLDCYDLSNHFRSSRNQKRLARLLSW from the exons ATGAGGAGATCTTTTACT CTGGTGGATGTGTTTCTGGTACTTGCATTATTTAGTGAAGCTCCATGGGCTGTCGCGGGCAGCTCACAATGTAGTCAAAGCAATTTAGAGGTATTTCGGCCTCATAGTGTCTCTATCACTGAATTTGGAGCTGTCGGAGATGGTGTCACTCTAAACACCAAAGCCTTTCAGAATGCAATCTTCTATCTCAATTCATTTGCAGACAAGGGTGGGGCCAAGCTTTTTGTCCCAGCTGGCCAGTGGTTGACAGGTAGCTTCGATCTCATCAGTCATCTAACTTTGTGGTTAGACAAGGATGCAGTAATTCTTGGATCCACG aactCGGACACTTGGCCGGTTATTGATCCTCTACCATCATATGGCAGAGGTAGGGAGTTGCCTGGTGGAAGGCATCGGAGCCTCATTTTTGGACGCAATTTGACAGATGTGGTCATAACAG GTGATAATGGAACTATTGATGGTCAAGGCAGCATCTGGTGGGAATGGTTTCGAAATGGAACACTGGATTACACCCGACCTCATCTGGTTGAATTGATGAACTCGACTGGGGTTATCATCTCAAATTTGACCTTCTTAAATCCACCATTTTGGACCATCCATCCTGTATACTGCAG CCATGTTAAAGTGCAGAATGTCACAATCCGTGCCCCACTTGATTCACCAAACACAGATGGGATTGATCCAG ACTCTTCTGACGATGTCTGCATTAAAGACTGTTATATTAGCACTGGCGATGATCTGGTTTCCATCAAAAGTGGGTGGGACGAGTATGGTATTTCATATGGTCGGCCAAGTACAAAAATTACCATCCATGGACTCATTGGAGAAACTAAATTGGGTGCGGGGATTGCAATAGGAAGTGAGATGTCTGGAGGTGTATCAGAAGTTCATGCAGAGAACCTGTACTTTTTCAACTCAGTCAGGGGTATTAGGATAAAGACATCTCCTGGAAGGGGTGGCTATGTGAGAAATATCTCTATCTCAAATGTGACCTTAAATCACGTAGATGTAGCTATAATATTTACTGGTCACTTTGGGGAGCATCCAGATGATTCGTATGATCCAAGTGCTCTTCCCATAATAGAAAGGATTACCATAAAAAATGTCATTGGGGAGAATGTAAAAATGGCAGGCCAGCTAGAAGGTATAGAGGGGGACACTTTTCGTTACATTTGCTTGTCAAACATTAAGCTCAATGGAGTTTCAGAGTCTCCATGGAATTGCTCCTATATTCAAGGATATTCTGACTTGGTTTTCCCAGAAACCTGTGATCCTCTGAAGGAGAGTATCTTTCCCATGCATCACTTAGATTGTTACGATCTATCCAATCATTTTAGGAGTTCAAGAAATCAAAAAAGACTTGCTCGGTTATTATCTTGGTAA
- the LOC102629638 gene encoding proline--tRNA ligase, cytoplasmic isoform X2, translating into MAGGGEKKSKANATGGGKKKEVKKETGLGLSYKKDENFGEWYSEVVVNGEMIEYYDISGCYIIRPWAMSIWETMQVAWVTKSGESDLEVPIAIRPTSETVMYPYYSKWIRGHRDLPLKLNQWCNVVRWEFSNPTPFIRSREFLWQEGHTAFATKSEADDEVLQILELYRRIYEEFLAVPVIKGKKSELEKFAGGLYTTTVEAFIPNTGRGIQGATSHCLGQNFSKMFEIIFENEKGEKAMAWQNSWAYTTRTIGVMVMVHGDDKGLVLPPRVASVQVIVVPVPYKDADTQGIFDACTATVETLCEAGICANMDSRDNYSPGWKYSHWEMKGVPLRIEIGPKDLAKNQVRAVRRDNGAKVDLPRSSLVERIKELLDEIQESLFVAAKQRRDACIQIVKTWDEFVEALGQRKMILAPWCDEEEVEKDVKARTKGEMGAAKTLCSPLEQPEIPEGTLCFASGKPAKRWSYWGRSY; encoded by the exons ATGGCTGGTGGTGGGGAGAAAAAGTCCAAAGCTAATGCGACCGgtg GagggaagaagaaagaggtgAAGAAGGAAACTGGTTTAGGTctttcctacaagaaagatgaAAACTTTGGGGAGTGGTATTCAGAg GTAGTTGTCAATGGTGAAATGATTGAATACTATGATATCTCTGGTTGTTACATCATAAGGCCTTGGGCAATGTCAATTTGGGAGACCATGCAG gtTGCTTGGGTGACGAAATCAGGGGAATCTGATTTGGAGGTTCCTATTGCTATCCGCCCAACTAGTGAAACTGTGATGTATCCATACTATTCTAAGTGGATAAGGGGACACCGTGACTTGCCTTTGAAACTTAACCAGTGGTGCAATGTTGTTCGATGGGAGTTCAGCAATCCCACCCCATTTATCAG GAGTCGTGAATTTCTCTGGCAGGAAGGGCATACTGCTTTTGCAACTAAATCAGAAGCAGATGATGAG GTCCTTCAGATACTGGAACTCTACAGACGTATTTATGAAGAATTCTTGGCTGTTCCTGTTATAAAGGGTAAGAAGAGTGAGCTAGAAAAGTTTGCTGGTGGGCTTTACACAACGACCGTTGAG GCATTTATTCCGAACACTGGTCGTGGTATACAAGGTGCAACTTCTCATTGTTTGGGCcaaaacttttcaaaaatgtttgagataatttttgaaaatgagaaGGGAGAGAAGGCTATGGCCTGGCAGAATTCTTGGGCCTACACTACCCGAACA ATTGGGGTTATGGTGATGGTCCATGGGGATGACAAAGGCTTGGTGCTGCCACCTAGAGTTGCATCTGTGCAAGTGATTGTTGTTCCTGTGCCTTACAAAGATGCTGATACTCAAGGAATTTTTGATGCCTGCACTGCAACTGTAGAAACATTGTGTGAGGCAGGTATTTGTGCTAATATGGACTCAAGAGACAACTACTCACCTGGATGGAAGTACTCACACTGGGAAATGAAAGGTGTTCCCCTTAGGATTGAAATAGGACCAAAAGACTTGGCAAAAAATCAG GTACGTGCTGTTCGCCGTGACAATGGAGCAAAAGTTGATCTGCCTAGGAGCTCTTTGGTTGAGCGAATAAAAGAACTTCTTGATGAGATTCAAGAAAGCTTGTTTGTTGCTGCAAAACAAAGACGGGATGCCTGCATTCAAATTGTAAAAACTTGGGATGAATTTGTGGAGGCTCTTGGCCAAAGAAAAATGATCTTAGCTCCATGGTGTGATGAGGAG GAGGTGGAGAAAGATGTGAAAGCACGAACCAAGGGTGAGATGGGAGCAGCTAAGACCCTTTGTTCCCCGTTGGAACAGCCAGAAATCCCTGAAG GTACTCTCTGCTTTGCCTCTGGGAAGCCTGCAAAGAGGTGGAGTTACTGGGGCAGGAGTTATTAG
- the LOC102630213 gene encoding protein translocase subunit SecA, chloroplastic, which yields MAASLCESRLLNQYHPSLSCFSPKSVMANKKKSWSWSWGHQTCKWTQVSSRRSRRMRVRASLGLGGLLGGIFKGTDTGESTRQQYAATVNTINSLEAQFSSLSDSDLRDKTSMLKERVQQGESLDSVLPEAFAVVREASKRVLGLRPFDVQLIGGMVLHKGEIAEMRTGEGKTLVAILPAYLNALSGKGVHIVTVNDYLARRDCEWVGQVPRFLGLKVGLIQQSMTSEQRRENYLCDITYVTNSELGFDYLRDNLATSVDELVLRNFNYCVIDEVDSILIDEARTPLIISGPAEKPSDKYYKAAKIASVFERDIHYTVDEKQKTVLLTEQGYEDAEEILDVKDLYDPREQWASFVLNAIKAKELFLRDVNYIIRGKEVLIVDEFTGRVMQGRRWSDGLHQAVEAKEGLPIQNETVTLASISYQNFFLQFPKLCGMTGTAATESTEFESIYKLKVTIVPTNKPMIRKDESDVVFRSTTGKWRAVVVEISRMHKTGQPVLVGTTSVEQSDSLSEQLQEAGIPHEVLNAKPENVEREAEIVAQSGRLGAVTIATNMAGRGTDIILGGNAEFMARLKLREMLMPRVVKPAEGVFVSVKKPPPKKTWKVNESLFPCKLSNKNAKLAEEAVQLAVKTWGQKSLTELEAEERLSYSCEKGPVQDEVIAKLRIAFLEIAKEYKVYTEEERKQVVSAGGLHVVGTERHESRRIDNQLRGRSGRQGDPGSSRFFLSLEDNIFRIFGGDRIQGLMRAFRVEDLPIESKMLTKALDEAQRKVENYFFDIRKQLFEYDDVLNSQRDRVYTERRRALESDNLQSLIIEYAELTMDDILEANIGPDAPKESWDLEKLIAKLQQYCYLLNDLTPDLLRNKCSSYEDLQEYLRLRGREAYFQKMDMVEEQAPGLMKEAERFLILSNIDRLWKEHLQALKFVQQAVGLRGYAQRDPLIEYKLEGYNLFLEMMAQIRRNVIYSIYQFKPVLVKKDQEQTLTDKSGKLVTNGRGGNKEPDPAAVESSSSVSSPQASA from the exons ATGGCGGCAAGCCTGTGTGAGTCGCGGTTGCTAAACCAGTATCATCCCTCACTTTCGTGTTTCTCTCCAAAATCTGTGATGGCCAACAAGAAGAAGTCTTGGAGTTGGAGTTGGGGACACCAAACGTGTAAATGGACACAGGTGAGTAGCAGAAGAAGTAGGCGGATGCGTGTAAGGGCCTCCCTTGGACTTGGAGGTCTATTAGGAGGGATTTTCAAAGGAACCGACACTGGTGAGTCTACTCGCCAGCAGTATGCTGCCACTGTTAATACCATCAATAGTTTAGAAGCCCAATTCTCTTCCTTATCTGATTCCGACCTCAGAGACAAGACTTCCATGTTGAAGGAACGAGTCCAGCAAGGAGAATCCCTAGATTCTGTTTTACCT GAAGCCTTTGCTGTTGTGAGAGAAGCTTCCAAGAGGGTGTTAGGCCTCCGTCCCTTTGATGTGCAACTCATag GTGGCATGGTTCTTCATAAGGGAGAAATAGCTGAAATGAGGACTGGAGAAGGAAAGACACTTGTTGCCATATTACCAGCTTATTTGAATGCACTAAGTGGGAAAGGGGTTCATATTGTTACTGTCAATGATTATTTAGCCCGAAGGGATTGTGAGTGGGTTGGTCAAGTTCCTAGATTTCTTGGTTTGAAGGTTGGCTTAATCCAGC AGAGCATGACTAGtgaacaaagaagggaaaattaCTTATGCGACATCACTTATGTCACTAATAGTGAGCTTGGTTTTGATTACTTGAGAGACAATCTTGCCAC GAGTGTTGATGAGCTTGTCTTAAGGAATTTTAATTACTGTGTCATCGACGAGGTTGATTCCATCCTTATTGATGAAGCAAGAACTCCTCTTATCATATCTGGACCAGCAGAAAAGCCTAgtgataaatattataaagctGCGAAGATAGCCTCAGTCTTCGAACGAGATATACATTACACA GTGGACGAGAAACAGAAAACAGTTCTACTCACAGAGCAGGGTTATGAAGATGCGGAAGAGATTTTAGATGTAAAAGATTTGTATGATCCTCGAGAACAGTGGGCATCATTTGTGTTGAATGCAATTAAAGCAAAAGAACTATTTCTAAGAGATGTAAACTATATTATCCGCGGGAAGGAAGTACTGATTGTGGATGAGTTTACTGGTCGAGTTATGCAG GGGAGGCGATGGAGTGATGGACTTCACCAAGCTGTTGAGGCCAAAGAAGGTTTGCCTATTCAAAATGAAACTGTAACCCTGGCATCAATTAGCTACCAGAACTTCTTTCTTCAG TTTCCAAAACTATGTGGGATGACTGGCACTGCAGCAACTGAAAGCACAGAATTTGAGAGCATCTACAAGCTTAAAGTAACAATTGTTCCTACAAACAAGCCTATGATCAGAAAG GATGAGTCAGATGTAGTTTTCAGGTCAACTACTGGAAAATGGAGGGCAGTTGTGGTAGAAATATCTAGAATGCACAAAACTGGTCAGCCAGTGCTTGTTGGAACAACAAGTGTTGAGCAGAGTGATTCACTGTCAGAACAGTTGCAAGAAGCTGGAATTCCCCACGAG GTCCTTAATGCAAAACCAGAGAATGTTGAGAGAGAAGCAGAAATTGTAGCACAGAGTGGTCGTTTAGGGGCAGTGACAATTGCTACCAATATGGCAGGTCGTGGAACTGATATTATCCTTGGTGGTAATGCTGAATTTATGGCAAGATTGAAGCTACGTGAGATGCTTATGCCAAG AGTTGTTAAACCAGCTGAAGGAGTTTTTGTATCTGTGAAGAAACCTCCTCCAAAGAAGACGTGGAAG GTGAATGAAAGTTTATTTCCATGCAAACTTTCCAACAAGAATGCCAAGTTGGCTGAGGAAGCTGTACAATTAGCTGTCAAAACTTGGGGTCAGAAATCGCTAACTGAGCTTGAGGCAGAGGAGCGTCTATCCTATTCTTGTGAAAAG GGTCCTGTTCAGGATGAAGTCATAGCCAAACTGCGTATTGCCTTTCTAGAGATTGCTAAAGAGTATAAGGTTTATACTGAGGAAGAAAGGAAGCAG GTTGTGTCAGCTGGTGGACTTCATGTGGTGGGAACGGAACGTCACGAATCACGCAGAATTGACAATCAG TTACGAGGTCGAAGTGGCCGACAAGGGGATCCTGGAAGTTCCCGCTTTTTCCTAAGTCTCGAAGATAACATCTTTCGAATTTTTGGTGGAGACCGTATACAG GGTTTGATGAGAGCCTTTAGAGTTGAAGATCTACCTATAGAATCCAAAATGCTGACTAAAGCACTAGATGAAGCTCAGCGGAAagtagaaaattatttctttgatATTCGTAAGCAATTATTTGAGTATGATGACGTTCTCAACAGCCAGAGAGACCGTGTATATACAGAAAGAAGACGAGCCCTTGAATCCGACAATCTCCAATCtcttattattgaatatgctGAATTGACAATGGATGACATCTTAGAG GCAAATATCGGTCCTGACGCTCCAAAGGAAAGCTGGGATCTTGAAAAACTCATTGCGAAACTTCAACA GTACTGTTACCTGTTGAATGATTTGACCCCTGATTTACTGAGGAATAAGTGCTCAAGTTATGAGGACTTACAGGAATACCTTCGTCTTCGTGGCCGTGAAGCTTATTTCCAGAAAATG GATATGGTAGAGGAACAAGCGCCAGGCTTGATGAAGGAAGCTGAACGGTTCCTAATTTTGAGCAACATTGATCGCCTATGGAAGGAACATTTACAAGCACTTAAGTTTGTGCAGCAAGCTGTTGGCCTGCGGGGATATGCACAGCGGGATCCACTTATCGAGTATAAGCTTGAAGGCTATAATCTCTTTCTGGAGATGATGGCACAAATAAGAAGGAATGTCATCTATTCCATATATCAG TTTAAACCCGTGCTGGTAAAGAAGGATCAGGAGCAGACTCTGACTGACAAGTCTGGCAAACTTGTCACAAATGGCAGGGGTGGTAATAAGGAACCCGATCCAGCTGCTGTTGAGTCATCGTCATCAGTTTCCAGTCCCCAAGCTAGTGCGTAA
- the LOC102629921 gene encoding uncharacterized protein LOC102629921 gives MQGGKRASRKLVHDVSKPPNSVPQESECYEGESLVRLLKLIQREIVSARSLHGDSLPEKLWFKQQFSIGVNEVTRVLERMAPRANMGIFPQQPHILCGNSKVPSVQLQVILLAADCNPRWLIKHLPGLALSRNVPVIFVKDKKGGSLRLGELVKLKTAIAVGIKAKGNIINQLMDKILHGDEVDLLKLSETPEAPRQ, from the exons ATGCAGGGAGGGAAAAGGGCCAGCAGAAAGCTTGTTCATGATGTCTCAAAGCCACCAAATTCTGTTCCTCAAGAATCAGA ATGCTATGAAGGGGAAAGTCTAGTTCGTTTGCTCAAATTGATTCAGAG GGAGATAGTTTCAGCTCGAAGTTTGCATGGAGACTCTTTACCTGAAAAATTGTGGTTCAAG CAACAATTCTCAATTGGGGTCAATGAAGTTACCCGTGTGCTTGAGAGGATGGCACCAAGAGCCAATATGGGAATCTTTCCTCAGCAACCTCATATCTTATGTGGCAACAGTAAAGTGCCTTCGGTTCAGCTTCAG GTCATTTTGTTAGCTGCTGATTGCAACCCACGATGGTTAATAAAGCATCTACCAGGCTTGGCTTTATCAAGGAACGTCCCTGTGATATttgttaaagataaaaaaggtgGATCTTTAAGATTAGGTGAACTCGTCAAGCTAAAAACGGCAATTGCTGTTGGGATAAAG GCTAAAGGAAATATCATAAATCAACTCATGGACAAAATTCTTCATGGTGATGAAGTAGATCTCCTCAAGTTGTCTGAGACACCGGAAGCACCCCGTCAATAA